The following proteins come from a genomic window of Solwaraspora sp. WMMA2065:
- the bla gene encoding class A beta-lactamase, with product MTLRTCVRIAVAVVALVPLAGCATSGSPDAAPSAVGQPTTTATTGAHLVELRRLEESFDARLGVYAVDTGTGQTVEHRADERFAYASTFKPLAAAAVFDQTTGAELDQVIRYTADDLVTYSPITEQHVDTGMPLRDIADAAIRYSDNTAGNLLLEQLGGPDGFEKRLREIGDDVTDPDRWETELNDYTPGDPRDTSTPRALAGSLRAYAVGDALATDDRDLLVDLLVANTTGDELIRAGVPDGWRVGDKTGAAGYGTRNDIAVIWPPAGQPIVLAVLSDREGPDAGYDNALIAQAARVVVAELRP from the coding sequence ATGACCTTGCGTACCTGTGTCCGTATCGCCGTCGCGGTGGTGGCGCTCGTACCGCTGGCGGGCTGTGCGACCTCGGGGTCGCCCGACGCCGCCCCGAGCGCTGTCGGGCAGCCGACCACGACGGCGACCACCGGCGCACACCTGGTCGAGCTCCGACGCCTGGAGGAAAGCTTCGACGCCCGGCTCGGCGTCTACGCCGTCGACACCGGCACGGGCCAGACTGTCGAACACCGGGCAGACGAGCGGTTCGCGTACGCCTCGACCTTCAAGCCACTCGCCGCAGCCGCAGTGTTCGACCAGACCACCGGCGCCGAGCTCGATCAGGTGATCCGTTACACCGCCGACGACCTGGTCACCTATTCACCGATCACGGAACAGCACGTCGACACCGGCATGCCGCTGCGCGACATCGCCGACGCGGCGATCCGGTACAGCGACAACACCGCCGGCAATCTGTTGCTGGAGCAGCTCGGTGGCCCAGACGGCTTCGAGAAGCGGCTGCGGGAGATCGGCGACGACGTGACCGATCCGGACCGCTGGGAGACCGAGCTGAACGACTACACCCCGGGCGACCCCCGGGACACCAGCACCCCGCGGGCGCTGGCCGGAAGCCTGCGGGCGTACGCCGTCGGCGACGCGCTCGCCACGGACGACCGGGACCTGCTGGTCGACCTGTTGGTGGCGAACACAACCGGTGACGAGCTGATCCGGGCCGGCGTGCCGGATGGCTGGCGCGTCGGAGACAAGACCGGTGCCGCCGGATACGGCACGCGCAACGACATCGCCGTGATCTGGCCGCCGGCCGGCCAACCGATCGTGCTGGCGGTGCTTTCCGACCGGGAAGGCCCGGATGCCGGGTACGACAACGCGCTGATCGCACAGGCCGCGCGGGTCGTCGTCGCCGAACTGCGGCCGTGA
- a CDS encoding ATP-dependent RecD-like DNA helicase: protein MLEAVLERITYANEETGYTIARVATDRSGTDLLTVVGSLLGVQPGESIRLVGRWGSHPKYGRQFEVHSYTTVLPATVQGIERYLGSGLIKGIGPKMAGRIVAHFGADTLRIIEEEAGRLVEVPGLGPKRTSLIAKAWIEQQAIKEVMIFLQGVGVTTSLAVRIYKKYGDGSISVVRNEPYRLAADVWGIGFKTADTIAQAVGIPHDSPERIKAGIQYTLSEAADHGHCYLPEPNLCTDAAGILGVAVELVRDALTALVTEEGVVREAVPNPTSEGGIIPAVYLVPFHRAECSLAGSLLRLLHHRADRLSAFADVDWGRALAWLRAGTGADLAPEQEQAVRLALTSKVAVLTGGPGCGKSFTVKSIITLAAAKGAKIVLAAPTGRAAKRMTELTGHPAATVHRLLQLRPGGDPTYDRDNPIDADLIVVDEASMLDLILANKLVKAVAPGAHLLLVGDVDQLPSVGAGEVLRDVLAAPAVPQVRLTRIFRQAQESGVVVNAHRINAGEQPRTDGMADFFLFAADEPEAVAGLVVDIVARRIPRKFRVPARDIQVLAPMHRGPAGAGNLNTALQEALAPPRDDRPERRHGARVFRINDKVIQIRNNYDKGTAGVFNGTIGVVTAVSTEDRKLTVRTDEDEDIEYEFDELDELQHAYAITVHRSQGSEYPAVVIPVTMSSYTLLQRNLLYTAVTRAKKLVVLVGSRKAIAIAVRTAGAGRRHTALTHRLAPD from the coding sequence GTGCTGGAGGCGGTCCTGGAACGGATCACCTATGCCAACGAGGAGACCGGCTACACCATCGCCCGGGTCGCCACCGACCGGTCCGGCACCGACCTGCTGACCGTGGTCGGCTCGCTGCTCGGCGTACAGCCGGGGGAGAGCATCCGGCTGGTCGGCCGGTGGGGGTCGCACCCGAAGTACGGCCGACAGTTCGAGGTCCACTCGTACACCACGGTGCTGCCGGCCACCGTGCAGGGCATCGAGCGGTACCTCGGATCCGGCCTGATCAAGGGGATCGGGCCGAAGATGGCCGGCCGGATCGTCGCCCACTTCGGCGCCGACACGCTACGAATCATCGAGGAAGAGGCTGGCCGGCTGGTCGAAGTGCCCGGTCTCGGGCCGAAACGGACCTCCCTGATCGCCAAGGCGTGGATCGAACAGCAGGCGATCAAGGAAGTGATGATCTTCCTGCAGGGGGTCGGGGTCACCACCTCGCTCGCCGTACGGATCTACAAGAAGTACGGCGACGGGTCGATCTCGGTCGTCCGCAACGAGCCGTACCGGCTGGCCGCCGACGTCTGGGGCATCGGGTTCAAGACCGCCGACACCATCGCCCAGGCAGTCGGCATCCCGCACGACAGCCCGGAACGGATCAAGGCCGGCATCCAGTACACCCTCTCCGAGGCCGCCGACCACGGCCACTGCTACCTGCCGGAGCCCAACCTGTGCACCGACGCCGCCGGCATCCTCGGCGTCGCCGTCGAACTGGTCCGCGACGCGCTCACCGCGCTGGTCACGGAGGAAGGCGTGGTACGCGAGGCGGTGCCGAACCCGACCAGCGAGGGCGGCATCATCCCGGCCGTCTACCTGGTGCCGTTCCACCGCGCCGAATGCTCACTGGCCGGCAGCCTGCTGCGGCTGCTGCACCACCGGGCCGACCGGTTGTCGGCGTTCGCCGACGTCGACTGGGGCCGGGCGCTGGCCTGGCTGCGCGCCGGCACCGGCGCCGACCTCGCCCCCGAGCAGGAGCAGGCGGTACGCCTGGCGCTGACCTCGAAGGTGGCGGTGCTCACCGGCGGGCCGGGCTGCGGCAAGTCGTTCACCGTCAAGTCGATCATCACGCTGGCCGCCGCCAAGGGTGCCAAGATCGTGCTGGCCGCGCCGACCGGCCGGGCGGCGAAACGGATGACCGAGCTCACCGGTCACCCGGCGGCAACCGTGCACCGGCTGCTGCAACTGCGGCCGGGCGGCGATCCGACGTACGACCGGGACAACCCGATCGACGCGGACCTGATCGTCGTCGACGAGGCCTCGATGCTCGACCTGATCCTGGCCAACAAGCTGGTCAAGGCGGTGGCACCCGGTGCCCACCTGCTGCTGGTCGGCGACGTCGACCAGTTGCCGTCGGTCGGTGCCGGCGAGGTGCTGCGCGACGTGCTCGCCGCCCCGGCCGTACCGCAGGTCCGGTTGACCCGGATCTTCCGGCAGGCCCAGGAGTCCGGGGTGGTGGTCAACGCGCACCGGATCAACGCCGGCGAGCAGCCGCGCACCGACGGCATGGCCGACTTCTTCCTGTTCGCGGCCGACGAGCCGGAGGCGGTCGCCGGCCTGGTGGTGGACATCGTCGCCCGGCGGATCCCGCGCAAGTTCCGGGTGCCGGCCCGCGACATCCAGGTGCTCGCCCCGATGCACCGGGGCCCGGCCGGCGCCGGCAACCTGAACACCGCCCTGCAGGAGGCGCTTGCCCCGCCGCGCGACGACCGGCCGGAGCGGCGGCACGGCGCCCGGGTGTTCCGGATCAACGACAAGGTCATCCAGATCCGCAACAACTACGACAAGGGCACCGCCGGAGTCTTCAACGGCACCATCGGAGTCGTCACCGCGGTCAGCACCGAGGACCGCAAGCTCACCGTCCGCACCGACGAGGACGAGGACATCGAGTACGAGTTCGACGAGCTGGACGAGCTGCAGCACGCGTACGCGATCACCGTGCACCGCTCACAGGGCAGCGAGTACCCGGCGGTGGTCATCCCGGTGACGATGAGTTCGTACACGCTGCTGCAGCGCAACCTGCTCTACACGGCGGTGACCCGGGCGAAGAAGCTCGTCGTGCTGGTCGGCTCGCGCAAGGCGATCGCGATCGCGGTCCGAACCGCCGGGGCAGGCCGCCGGCACACCGCACTCACCCACCGCCTGGCACCCGACTGA
- a CDS encoding LysR family transcriptional regulator produces MDVVAACRAFVAVSAHGSFTIGAAAARIPQSVASRRIATLEQHLGARLFDRSSRAVTLTAFGRDVLPSARRLVDFADTLEHNAEQARLRPLRLAVPAICPPRRLARLVTEARTDGLQLDLVPADPAERADLVHGLEVRAALLAVAPDGSRWQVPLGLAGSSDGSTGDAADPIFLAALRPGRFRRDRAGNRIWIQPEDDVPHVRDRMVRLAQSVGLAPAQVRIATGLVAALADVYGGDSGDLLLCSASQARDLGLRWHPIGEQVFARGYDIAAGLAEDARRLHDLPDAVVRTCLGAPPDEQR; encoded by the coding sequence GTGGACGTGGTGGCCGCCTGCCGGGCTTTCGTTGCGGTCAGCGCCCACGGCAGCTTCACCATCGGCGCTGCGGCGGCCCGCATCCCGCAGTCCGTGGCCAGCCGGCGGATCGCCACCCTCGAACAGCACCTCGGTGCCCGGCTGTTCGACCGCTCGTCACGCGCCGTCACCCTGACCGCCTTCGGGCGGGACGTGCTGCCCTCGGCCCGGCGCTTGGTCGACTTCGCGGACACCCTGGAACACAACGCCGAGCAGGCCCGACTGCGCCCGCTCCGGCTGGCCGTTCCGGCGATCTGCCCGCCCCGGCGGCTGGCCCGGTTGGTCACCGAAGCCCGGACCGACGGCCTGCAACTGGATCTGGTCCCCGCCGATCCGGCGGAGCGCGCCGACCTGGTCCACGGCTTGGAGGTACGCGCGGCGCTGCTCGCCGTGGCACCCGACGGCAGCCGGTGGCAGGTACCGCTGGGGCTTGCCGGCTCGTCCGACGGCTCCACCGGCGACGCCGCCGACCCGATCTTCCTCGCCGCGCTGCGCCCTGGTCGGTTTCGGCGTGACCGGGCCGGCAACCGGATCTGGATTCAGCCTGAAGACGACGTCCCGCATGTACGGGATCGGATGGTCCGCCTCGCCCAGTCCGTTGGTCTGGCACCCGCGCAGGTCAGGATCGCCACCGGACTCGTCGCCGCGCTCGCCGACGTGTACGGCGGCGACAGCGGCGACTTGTTGCTCTGCTCGGCCAGTCAGGCCCGGGATCTCGGGCTGCGCTGGCACCCGATCGGCGAGCAGGTGTTCGCCCGAGGCTACGACATCGCGGCCGGGTTGGCCGAGGACGCCCGGCGGTTGCACGACCTACCGGACGCCGTAGTGCGGACCTGCCTCGGTGCCCCGCCCGACGAGCAACGGTGA
- a CDS encoding AAA family ATPase, whose amino-acid sequence MAGCGQATTSLDRRLRQTRERHFVGRAAELALLRQALERAPEPLGVLYLHGPGGIGKSTLLRYFGDEAAAAGRRVVHVDGRAVSPSPARFELAAADALADETAVLLVDSFEHCQGLEDWLRDRFLPRLPESVLVVLAGRGGPGPQWRADPAWRDLLKVIPMGNLSREHAVALLNRRGVPPDLHPSVLSFAGGHPLALRLAAEVAVTHEAAATAAWRPSLNVVETLLTQLIGETPSPLHRQALEICAHAQTTTEGLLRAALDCDPGPIFAWLRELPFIESDARGLRPHDVVRDALNDDLRWRDPQGYETMHRRLHAYLLEQALAATGPAVLPAVGAMMYLQRHAQEIRRYFTFAGEGEAYEDPYQPADRSTVLDLAGEAEGPESAALVGFWLDRRPEGCHVYRSSATGEVVGFMIWLDLDDPQPAELETDPVVDTAWRHCRASAPLRGREHIGLARFMVHRPPYQRPSPVTDMIQMRMLAHYLHDKGLALHYLVLHDAEFWGPNLAYFDDHPVETVPQVGGRPYHLFFHDWRVTPLMHWLDHNQQQLLYGLQPRPARPGADLLVLSRPEFDAAVRSAMRAWRRPDALATNPLVRTRLVAERPDGDPVDALRGVLGAALDGLRDDVRSHRVLVTTFVHGTPTQEAAADRLGLPYSTYRRHLTRALDRISDALWHRELHGGPARARP is encoded by the coding sequence ATGGCCGGATGTGGGCAAGCGACCACCAGTCTGGACCGGCGGCTGCGGCAGACCCGGGAGCGCCACTTCGTCGGCCGAGCCGCCGAGCTCGCCCTGCTGCGGCAGGCGTTGGAGCGCGCCCCCGAGCCGCTCGGAGTGCTCTACCTGCACGGGCCGGGTGGCATCGGCAAGTCCACCCTGCTGCGGTACTTCGGGGACGAGGCGGCCGCCGCCGGACGACGGGTGGTGCATGTGGATGGAAGGGCGGTCAGTCCGTCTCCGGCCCGGTTCGAGCTCGCCGCCGCTGATGCGCTGGCCGACGAGACGGCGGTGCTGCTGGTCGACTCATTCGAGCACTGCCAGGGGCTGGAGGACTGGCTGCGGGACCGGTTTCTGCCCCGACTGCCGGAGTCCGTCCTGGTGGTGCTGGCCGGCCGGGGCGGCCCCGGGCCGCAGTGGCGGGCCGATCCGGCCTGGCGTGACCTGCTGAAAGTGATCCCGATGGGCAACCTGTCCCGGGAGCACGCCGTCGCGCTGCTCAACCGCCGGGGCGTACCGCCGGATCTGCACCCCTCGGTGTTGTCGTTCGCCGGCGGCCACCCGCTGGCGCTGCGGCTCGCCGCCGAGGTCGCGGTCACCCACGAGGCCGCCGCCACCGCCGCCTGGCGGCCCAGCCTGAACGTGGTGGAGACCCTGCTCACCCAGCTGATCGGGGAGACGCCGTCGCCACTGCACCGGCAGGCGCTGGAGATCTGCGCGCACGCCCAGACGACCACTGAAGGACTGCTGCGGGCGGCCCTGGACTGCGACCCCGGGCCGATCTTCGCCTGGCTGCGTGAGTTGCCGTTCATCGAGTCCGACGCCCGCGGCCTGCGCCCGCACGATGTGGTCCGCGACGCGCTCAACGACGACCTGCGCTGGCGCGACCCGCAGGGCTACGAGACCATGCACCGGCGGCTGCACGCCTACCTGCTCGAGCAGGCGTTGGCCGCCACCGGGCCGGCGGTGCTGCCGGCGGTCGGCGCGATGATGTACCTGCAACGGCACGCGCAGGAGATCCGCCGCTACTTCACCTTCGCCGGCGAGGGCGAGGCCTACGAGGATCCGTACCAGCCGGCGGACCGGTCGACGGTGCTGGACCTCGCAGGTGAGGCCGAAGGCCCGGAGTCCGCCGCGCTGGTCGGCTTCTGGCTGGACCGCCGGCCCGAGGGCTGCCACGTCTACCGCAGTTCTGCCACCGGCGAGGTGGTGGGCTTCATGATCTGGCTGGACCTGGACGACCCGCAGCCGGCCGAGCTGGAAACCGATCCGGTCGTCGACACCGCCTGGCGGCACTGCCGGGCCAGCGCCCCGCTGCGCGGCCGCGAACACATCGGCCTGGCCCGGTTCATGGTGCATCGCCCGCCCTACCAGCGGCCGTCGCCGGTGACCGACATGATCCAGATGCGGATGCTGGCCCACTACCTGCATGACAAGGGTCTGGCCCTGCACTATCTGGTGCTGCACGACGCCGAGTTCTGGGGGCCGAACCTGGCCTACTTCGACGACCATCCGGTCGAGACGGTGCCGCAGGTCGGCGGACGCCCGTACCACCTGTTCTTCCACGACTGGCGGGTCACCCCGCTGATGCACTGGCTCGATCACAACCAGCAGCAACTGCTGTACGGGCTGCAGCCTCGTCCCGCCCGGCCCGGTGCCGACCTGCTGGTGCTGTCCCGCCCCGAGTTCGACGCCGCGGTCCGGTCCGCGATGCGGGCCTGGCGCCGCCCCGACGCACTGGCCACCAACCCGCTGGTCCGTACGCGGCTGGTCGCCGAACGTCCGGACGGCGACCCGGTCGACGCTTTACGGGGCGTCCTCGGCGCCGCGCTCGACGGCCTGCGTGACGACGTCCGGTCACACCGGGTGCTGGTCACCACGTTCGTGCACGGCACCCCGACGCAGGAGGCGGCAGCGGACCGGCTCGGTCTGCCGTACAGCACCTACCGGCGGCACCTGACCCGGGCACTGGACCGGATCAGCGACGCCCTGTGGCACCGCGAACTGCACGGCGGACCTGCACGGGCCCGACCGTAG
- a CDS encoding DUF2993 domain-containing protein: protein MRIWRPRNRRGWLLLTAALLIPGSLVVADRIAAGVVGGRLADAVGCVLGLAEPPQVDVNGFPFVTQALAGRFAGLTVTADRFGESDLPIAGVTAEVSDVEIDGDLAAAGAGSTGSGPVEIRIGRLYAALTVDLTRLDALAGNRSDSGTEDRSDGEAADSGGGLLSGADVQIRGSGNGQLIVDLIATSFGQAVPVTVYAVPVLDGRMLRIEPVEVEVFGLRRSADQLAGAVGAGALGERRIERELPELPAGLAYQGLTATADGLRLEITGESVAVGGDELRPAGRATPSGTDKCGESA, encoded by the coding sequence ATGCGCATCTGGAGACCTCGCAACCGACGGGGATGGCTGCTGCTCACCGCGGCGCTGCTGATCCCCGGGAGTCTGGTCGTCGCGGACCGGATCGCCGCCGGGGTGGTCGGCGGCCGGCTCGCCGACGCCGTCGGCTGTGTCCTCGGGCTGGCCGAGCCGCCGCAGGTCGACGTAAACGGCTTCCCGTTCGTGACGCAGGCGTTGGCGGGCCGGTTCGCCGGTCTCACCGTCACCGCCGACCGCTTCGGCGAAAGCGACCTGCCGATCGCCGGGGTCACCGCCGAGGTGTCCGACGTCGAGATCGACGGCGACCTGGCGGCGGCCGGTGCCGGCTCCACCGGGTCGGGCCCCGTCGAGATCCGGATCGGTCGGCTGTACGCCGCGCTCACGGTCGACCTCACGCGACTGGACGCGCTGGCCGGCAACCGGTCCGACAGCGGGACCGAGGACCGGTCCGACGGCGAGGCCGCGGACTCCGGCGGCGGTCTGCTCTCCGGGGCCGACGTGCAGATTCGCGGCAGCGGCAACGGCCAGCTGATCGTCGACCTGATAGCGACGAGCTTCGGCCAGGCCGTGCCGGTGACCGTGTACGCCGTACCCGTGCTCGACGGCCGGATGTTGCGGATCGAGCCGGTGGAGGTCGAGGTATTCGGGCTGCGCCGCTCCGCCGACCAGCTGGCCGGTGCCGTCGGCGCCGGTGCCCTCGGCGAACGCCGGATCGAACGGGAACTGCCCGAGCTGCCGGCCGGGCTGGCGTACCAGGGGCTGACCGCGACCGCCGACGGGCTGCGCCTGGAGATCACCGGCGAGTCCGTCGCCGTCGGCGGCGACGAGCTGCGACCCGCCGGGCGGGCGACGCCGTCAGGGACCGACAAGTGCGGGGAGTCAGCGTGA
- a CDS encoding AAA family ATPase: protein MDQITGGAVAGRLANRLGTAREEAFVGRTAELDAFRAALAGTPDGCPVWFVHGPGGIGKSMLLRRFSALARDAGRIVVQVDGAGIDPSPAGFTAAAYAALSGAPAVLLVDTFERCQGLEGWLRDRFLPRIPDGVVVVVASRQAPDCEWQADLGWSGVLRVESLSGLPPAAATELLDRRGVPRELWDAVLRFAGGHPLALNLSAAVAVGDRRAAATWTPTPDVVATLLHHLVGELPSARHRLALETCSHALTTTEDLLRSVVGEAAAELFAWLRRLPFVQSDRDGVVPHDVVRSVLDTDLRWRDPHGYQVMHARVAAHLLHRARAASGDAVLPAVRSLYHILQDTAVMAPFALRHGGGAVYPDRMAPGDHATLRRIVRESGDGADDLVGFWLDRQPEAFDVYRRSHDGAIAGFQVTLRLTGPDPDEVAADPVVAAVWRHAAAAQPRAGEHILLTRFSYPLAARRRSAVRNLMHVRTLQWWIRSERLAWSFLTLADEAVGVAEFIDHQPVRPRPVVDGRAYDLYAHDWRAVPVDVWAARVTAWPLTAAPVRSSTAATTTVATPVHTVLSRPDFDAAVRSALRRLHDGSALRANPLTGSRLVVDPGGGSDADQASVRDPVDTLRTLLTDTAESLRHDPRDAKLYRVLSATYLAGPTTQEAAADRLGLPASTYKRHLRAAIDRVCELLWRRES from the coding sequence GTGGACCAGATCACGGGGGGTGCGGTGGCTGGGCGGCTGGCAAACCGACTGGGAACGGCCCGCGAGGAGGCGTTCGTCGGCCGTACCGCCGAACTGGACGCCTTCCGGGCCGCGCTCGCCGGCACGCCCGACGGATGTCCGGTGTGGTTCGTGCACGGCCCCGGCGGCATCGGCAAGTCCATGTTGCTGCGTCGGTTCTCGGCCCTCGCCCGCGACGCCGGCCGGATCGTCGTCCAGGTCGACGGTGCCGGCATCGACCCGTCCCCGGCCGGATTCACCGCAGCAGCCTACGCCGCGCTCAGCGGTGCGCCGGCCGTCCTGCTCGTCGACACGTTCGAACGCTGCCAGGGCCTGGAAGGCTGGTTGCGGGACCGGTTCCTGCCGCGCATCCCGGACGGGGTCGTCGTGGTGGTCGCCAGCCGGCAGGCACCGGACTGCGAGTGGCAGGCCGACCTCGGCTGGTCCGGCGTACTGCGGGTCGAGAGCCTCAGCGGCCTGCCACCGGCCGCGGCGACCGAGCTGCTGGACCGGCGCGGCGTACCACGTGAACTCTGGGACGCGGTGCTGCGTTTCGCCGGCGGCCATCCGCTCGCGCTCAACCTCTCCGCCGCGGTCGCCGTCGGTGACCGCCGGGCCGCCGCCACCTGGACGCCGACCCCGGACGTCGTCGCGACCCTGCTGCACCATCTGGTCGGCGAGCTGCCGTCGGCGCGACACCGGCTCGCGCTGGAGACCTGCTCACACGCGCTGACCACCACCGAGGACCTGCTGCGTTCGGTGGTCGGCGAGGCGGCGGCGGAGCTGTTCGCCTGGCTGCGCCGGCTACCATTCGTCCAAAGTGACCGTGATGGGGTCGTCCCGCACGACGTGGTACGCAGTGTGCTGGACACGGATCTGCGCTGGCGGGACCCGCACGGCTACCAGGTGATGCACGCCCGGGTGGCGGCCCACCTGCTGCACCGGGCACGGGCCGCCAGCGGCGATGCCGTCCTACCGGCGGTCCGCTCGCTGTACCACATCCTGCAGGACACCGCCGTGATGGCGCCGTTCGCGCTGCGCCACGGCGGCGGCGCGGTCTACCCGGACCGGATGGCACCCGGCGACCACGCCACCCTGCGACGGATCGTGCGGGAATCCGGCGACGGCGCCGACGATCTGGTCGGCTTCTGGCTGGACCGCCAGCCGGAGGCGTTCGACGTGTACCGGCGCTCGCACGACGGGGCCATCGCCGGGTTCCAGGTGACGCTGCGGCTGACCGGTCCGGATCCGGACGAGGTCGCCGCCGACCCGGTGGTCGCGGCGGTGTGGCGGCATGCCGCAGCCGCGCAGCCACGGGCCGGCGAACACATCCTGCTCACCCGGTTCAGCTACCCGCTGGCGGCGCGGCGGCGCTCCGCGGTCCGGAATCTGATGCACGTCCGGACCCTTCAGTGGTGGATCCGCTCGGAGCGTCTCGCCTGGTCGTTCCTCACGCTGGCGGACGAGGCGGTCGGGGTGGCGGAGTTCATCGACCACCAGCCGGTCCGGCCCCGGCCGGTGGTGGACGGCCGAGCGTACGACCTGTACGCGCACGACTGGCGGGCGGTCCCGGTGGATGTGTGGGCGGCCCGGGTGACCGCGTGGCCGCTGACCGCCGCGCCGGTCCGGTCCTCGACGGCCGCGACCACCACTGTCGCGACCCCGGTCCATACGGTGCTGTCCCGGCCCGACTTCGACGCGGCGGTCCGGTCGGCGCTGCGACGGCTGCACGACGGGTCGGCGCTGCGGGCCAACCCGCTGACCGGCAGCCGGCTGGTGGTCGACCCCGGGGGTGGCTCCGACGCCGATCAGGCAAGCGTCCGGGACCCGGTGGACACGCTGCGGACGCTGTTGACCGACACGGCGGAGTCGCTGCGGCACGACCCCCGCGACGCCAAGCTGTACCGGGTGCTGTCCGCCACCTACCTCGCCGGGCCGACCACCCAGGAGGCGGCGGCGGACCGGCTCGGCCTGCCGGCCAGCACGTACAAGCGGCATCTGCGGGCCGCCATCGACCGGGTCTGTGAGCTGTTGTGGCGCCGGGAGTCGTAA
- a CDS encoding ABC transporter ATP-binding protein — translation MWPIQQKASAAAQPSDGFPDDGEALPELADADWMHHARGFAETSFWTVARRLPGILAEAVKLAWSVSPRDTVAAIGLNVVAGVMTTFGLLATSSVLRELFASGPTPDRIRAAAPALAVAALAVAARGGLTIAAGWAQARLMPQVTYRAELRLFEATTSVELAAFDDAGFAEEMDRARDRGTVEAASIVDDAVNLTTGVVGVAATAAAVTVIEPLLLPCLLLAAVPAAVTAIRIARREYLALLARITRRRRMWMLAHLMANRHTAAEIRTYQMRDFLLGEYHRTMTTETRAQLRLVRAQTGTRVVGGAFSGTAAFVVYAVLGGLLLVGMIPLAAAATAMIALQAARANLNTAIHATNALYEDALYYRDYRDFLARADRQVPPAGGRRIGGYDEIELDGVSLSYPDTDRPAVDGVSLTLRRGEVVALVGENGSGKSSLAKLIAGLYRPSSGTIRWDGVDIDEIDPQRLAGQVAVVSQDWWRFPFTAGQNITIGRPGHDQAEPGRPDHHQAAGDRVRPSMVDAATAATAHDMIESLPRGYRTLLDRNFREGHDLSGGQWQRLVAARGIYRDAPLLICDEPSAALDARAEHALFQQLRRRPDRTVVLITHRLANVRQADRIYVLRSGRLVEAGTHDELLAADGLYRELFELQASGYADTPVG, via the coding sequence ATGTGGCCTATTCAGCAGAAAGCTTCCGCTGCCGCGCAACCATCCGACGGCTTCCCCGACGACGGCGAGGCGCTGCCCGAACTCGCCGACGCGGACTGGATGCACCACGCCCGCGGGTTCGCCGAGACCAGCTTCTGGACGGTCGCCCGCCGGCTGCCCGGAATCCTCGCCGAGGCGGTCAAGTTGGCCTGGTCGGTGAGCCCACGCGACACGGTCGCCGCGATCGGGCTGAACGTCGTGGCCGGGGTGATGACCACCTTCGGGCTGCTGGCCACCAGCAGCGTACTGCGGGAACTGTTCGCCTCCGGGCCGACGCCGGACCGGATCCGCGCGGCCGCCCCGGCGCTCGCCGTCGCCGCGCTCGCCGTGGCGGCCCGGGGCGGACTGACCATCGCCGCCGGCTGGGCCCAGGCCCGGCTGATGCCACAGGTCACCTACCGGGCCGAGCTACGGCTGTTCGAGGCCACCACGTCGGTGGAGCTGGCCGCGTTCGACGACGCCGGCTTCGCCGAGGAGATGGACCGGGCCCGCGACCGGGGCACCGTCGAAGCGGCGTCCATTGTCGATGACGCGGTGAACCTCACCACCGGGGTCGTCGGGGTGGCCGCCACCGCCGCAGCGGTCACCGTCATCGAGCCGCTGCTGCTGCCGTGTCTGCTGCTGGCGGCGGTACCGGCCGCCGTCACCGCCATTCGGATCGCCCGCCGCGAGTACCTCGCGTTGCTGGCCCGGATCACCCGGCGGCGGCGGATGTGGATGTTGGCCCACCTGATGGCCAACCGGCACACCGCTGCGGAAATCCGCACCTACCAGATGCGGGACTTCCTGCTCGGCGAGTATCACCGCACGATGACCACCGAGACCCGGGCCCAGCTGCGGTTGGTGCGGGCGCAGACCGGCACCCGGGTCGTCGGGGGTGCGTTCAGCGGTACCGCTGCCTTCGTCGTCTACGCCGTACTCGGCGGTCTGCTCCTAGTCGGCATGATCCCGCTGGCCGCCGCCGCCACCGCGATGATCGCGCTCCAGGCGGCCCGGGCCAACCTGAACACCGCCATCCACGCCACCAACGCGCTGTACGAGGACGCGCTGTACTACCGCGACTACCGCGACTTCCTGGCCCGCGCCGACCGGCAGGTGCCACCGGCCGGCGGCCGGCGGATCGGCGGGTACGACGAAATCGAGCTGGACGGCGTCAGCCTGAGCTACCCGGACACCGACCGGCCGGCGGTCGACGGAGTCAGCCTGACCCTGCGTCGGGGTGAGGTGGTCGCGCTGGTCGGCGAGAACGGCTCTGGAAAGTCGTCGCTGGCCAAGCTGATCGCCGGGCTGTACCGGCCGAGCAGCGGCACCATCCGCTGGGACGGCGTCGACATCGACGAGATCGACCCGCAGCGGCTCGCCGGCCAGGTCGCGGTGGTGAGCCAGGACTGGTGGCGGTTCCCGTTCACCGCCGGGCAGAACATCACCATCGGCCGGCCAGGCCACGACCAGGCTGAGCCCGGTCGTCCGGACCACCACCAGGCAGCGGGCGACCGGGTACGGCCGTCCATGGTAGACGCCGCGACGGCCGCCACCGCCCACGACATGATCGAGAGCCTGCCCCGGGGGTATCGGACGCTGCTCGACCGCAACTTCCGGGAGGGCCACGACCTGTCCGGTGGCCAGTGGCAGCGGCTGGTCGCCGCCCGCGGCATCTACCGCGACGCGCCGCTGCTGATCTGCGACGAACCGTCGGCGGCGCTGGACGCCCGCGCCGAACACGCTCTGTTCCAGCAGCTCCGCCGCCGGCCGGACCGGACCGTCGTACTGATCACTCACCGGCTGGCGAACGTCCGTCAGGCCGACCGGATCTACGTGCTGCGGTCGGGTCGGCTGGTCGAGGCCGGTACGCACGACGAGCTGCTCGCCGCCGACGGGCTGTACCGGGAACTGTTCGAGCTGCAGGCGAGCGGGTACGCCGACACGCCGGTCGGATAA